A DNA window from Chryseobacterium sp. MEBOG06 contains the following coding sequences:
- a CDS encoding GNAT family N-acetyltransferase produces MKKEDQNAVAVLLDQLGYPDTGEFIAQKIKNLLNDPDEYLTVVENSEGKVTAFISIHIIPQIALKGDFARISYFSVDENFRSSGLGKQLEEYCEKIARTRKCDRIEVHCNGKREKAHQFYYRQGYTESPKYLIKKL; encoded by the coding sequence ATGAAAAAAGAAGATCAGAATGCTGTTGCAGTTTTACTGGATCAGCTTGGATATCCTGATACAGGGGAATTTATTGCTCAAAAAATTAAAAATCTTTTAAATGATCCCGATGAATACTTAACAGTAGTGGAAAATTCCGAAGGAAAAGTGACCGCATTTATATCTATTCATATTATTCCACAGATTGCGCTTAAAGGAGATTTTGCCCGAATCAGCTATTTCTCGGTTGATGAAAATTTCAGAAGTTCAGGACTTGGAAAACAGTTGGAAGAATATTGTGAGAAAATAGCGCGAACGCGAAAGTGTGATCGTATAGAAGTACACTGTAACGGCAAAAGAGAAAAAGCTCATCAATTTTATTATAGGCAGGGTTATACAGAATCTCCCAAATATCTTATAAAAAAACTATAA
- a CDS encoding tetratricopeptide repeat protein, with product MMKIWLSLLIAILSFKNISAQSAKIDPEKLLEYYENQRYEDAAKYLQSIYNENTKDIKALSQIAYCNLMAGKLPEAEKSYLKINSLQPNNLSALFSLTSINSRRGNASKAKSYLHQIIQLDSLNFSAYKQLAAYEDVPDAKLKFLKKANTLKTADPDVAYDLSMVYRELKEYQQAYDILKTAISADPENFTLQQAQLPLANQLGKYQEVIETGEKLLKINADVNVMNDTGQAYFYVKDYQKCINLYKVLEDLGIQNEGTLYYMALSYRELKDYDKAAIYAQKTIDEAISDHTPLYYAALAGIYEAKSRYSDALAAYKRGLSFGQSNMICYRLGLLYDLNLKQPKNAVVYYQLYLKNKPDQEREKEQIIYARERMTALAQTK from the coding sequence ATGATGAAAATTTGGCTTTCTTTATTGATTGCTATTCTGAGTTTCAAAAATATATCCGCTCAGTCTGCAAAAATTGACCCCGAGAAACTGCTTGAATATTATGAAAACCAGCGCTATGAAGATGCTGCCAAGTACCTTCAAAGTATATACAATGAGAATACAAAGGATATAAAGGCGCTCAGCCAAATTGCTTACTGTAATCTGATGGCAGGGAAACTTCCTGAAGCTGAAAAAAGTTATCTGAAAATCAACAGTCTGCAGCCTAACAATTTATCTGCCTTATTCAGTCTTACCAGCATCAATTCCAGACGGGGTAATGCTTCCAAAGCAAAATCTTATCTTCATCAGATTATTCAGTTAGACAGCCTCAATTTCAGTGCTTATAAACAGCTTGCAGCTTATGAAGATGTTCCTGATGCAAAACTTAAATTTCTCAAAAAAGCCAATACACTGAAGACTGCAGATCCGGATGTAGCGTATGATCTTTCTATGGTTTACCGGGAGCTTAAAGAATATCAACAGGCATATGATATTTTAAAAACAGCTATTTCTGCAGATCCTGAAAATTTTACTCTACAGCAGGCTCAATTACCTTTAGCCAATCAGCTAGGCAAGTATCAGGAAGTGATCGAGACCGGCGAAAAATTGTTGAAAATCAATGCTGACGTCAACGTTATGAATGATACAGGACAGGCCTATTTCTATGTAAAAGATTATCAGAAATGCATTAATCTGTATAAAGTTCTTGAAGATCTGGGGATTCAGAATGAGGGAACATTGTATTATATGGCTTTGAGCTATCGTGAACTAAAGGATTATGATAAGGCTGCAATCTATGCTCAAAAAACCATTGATGAAGCGATTTCAGATCATACTCCACTTTATTATGCTGCGCTGGCAGGTATTTATGAAGCAAAAAGCCGGTACAGTGATGCACTGGCAGCTTATAAAAGAGGACTTAGTTTCGGACAGAGCAATATGATCTGTTACCGTTTAGGCCTTCTATATGACCTTAATCTAAAACAGCCTAAAAATGCGGTGGTCTATTATCAGTTGTATCTCAAAAACAAACCTGACCAGGAAAGAGAAAAGGAACAGATTATATATGCCAGAGAGAGAATGACTGCTTTAGCGCAAACTAAATAG
- a CDS encoding S41 family peptidase gives MAKPFIIPFLLVVNSAYAQTNTYLKPGDTLKYSPQSDKSVWISVQSSDANLALALFMDGKKVKDQDDSRGIKSVERLYFTPEKGKIYELKIWAKSYLEKSKPAKVTITESKNVQVLKDQLSAGQFVEDLHTFRSIREKANSGLYVYRAKKQIDSIYQQAEKEAENCKNIFDFYKVIAKVTGFEGSCHNYTDLPNHASYYMTQKPEYLPVTLTNIDGRLLQDSKEVVVPLGAEVLSVNGIPAKEMINRFSQYYFSDGFSMPYRETAGFERGMIDKFYMEFGTHKNYEISYRWNGKINNVSLPGISLESFRKLQDSRHSLSFDKKLMAEKYSFNKEGEGIYRLSVRGFDFATGKEDPAYTRFSAFLDQMINTLEQEKVKNLIVDLRGNTGGTGALYEKVFSYLTQRPFRDSHYAYTKFNEVPLDEKLVIISLFLSNGVKDKYGLNTYLKQLYPKQIQDKYYWTDDKNPLILPNQKTFKGQLYLLVDQRVASAASHLASLIKSYTNAVVIGKETVGGYYEHNGHLPLVYELPNTGIQTGFSIVHVIQDAQNLPDQHKGQGIIPHIEVHQTDQEFLDQTDVYLKKVLELQKERI, from the coding sequence ATGGCCAAACCTTTCATTATTCCTTTTTTATTAGTGGTAAATTCTGCTTATGCTCAAACCAATACATACCTGAAACCGGGTGATACCCTGAAATACTCACCTCAGTCTGATAAATCTGTCTGGATTTCTGTTCAGTCGTCTGATGCCAATCTGGCTTTAGCACTATTTATGGATGGAAAAAAAGTAAAAGATCAGGATGATTCGAGAGGAATAAAAAGTGTGGAAAGGTTATATTTTACCCCTGAGAAAGGTAAAATATATGAACTTAAAATCTGGGCTAAGTCTTATTTAGAAAAGAGTAAACCTGCTAAAGTTACTATTACAGAATCTAAAAATGTTCAGGTTTTAAAAGATCAGTTAAGTGCTGGTCAGTTTGTGGAAGACCTGCATACTTTCCGTTCTATAAGAGAAAAAGCAAATTCAGGACTATATGTTTACAGGGCTAAAAAACAGATTGACAGCATTTATCAGCAGGCAGAGAAGGAAGCTGAAAACTGTAAAAATATCTTTGATTTTTACAAGGTGATTGCCAAAGTCACAGGATTTGAAGGCAGCTGTCATAACTATACTGATCTGCCCAATCATGCTTCTTATTATATGACCCAGAAGCCGGAGTATCTTCCTGTTACATTAACGAATATTGACGGACGGCTGCTGCAGGATTCTAAGGAGGTTGTGGTGCCTCTTGGCGCTGAGGTACTGTCTGTGAATGGTATTCCGGCAAAAGAGATGATCAACCGCTTTTCTCAATACTATTTTTCCGACGGATTTTCAATGCCCTATAGAGAAACAGCAGGATTTGAAAGGGGAATGATTGATAAATTTTACATGGAATTTGGAACTCACAAAAATTATGAAATCAGCTATCGGTGGAATGGAAAGATAAATAATGTTTCCCTGCCTGGGATATCATTGGAGAGTTTCAGAAAACTACAGGATTCACGGCATTCACTTTCTTTCGATAAGAAGCTGATGGCAGAAAAATACAGTTTTAATAAAGAAGGAGAGGGGATATACCGGTTATCTGTAAGAGGCTTTGACTTTGCAACAGGCAAGGAAGATCCTGCATATACCAGATTTAGTGCTTTTCTTGATCAGATGATAAATACACTAGAGCAGGAAAAGGTGAAGAATCTCATTGTCGATTTAAGAGGAAATACAGGTGGAACAGGAGCGCTTTATGAAAAAGTCTTTTCTTACCTTACACAAAGGCCTTTCCGTGACAGCCATTATGCTTATACAAAATTTAATGAGGTTCCATTAGACGAAAAGCTGGTGATTATTTCCCTTTTCCTATCCAATGGCGTAAAAGATAAATACGGATTGAATACTTATCTGAAACAGCTTTATCCTAAACAGATTCAGGATAAATATTATTGGACTGATGATAAAAATCCGCTGATTCTTCCTAATCAAAAAACCTTTAAAGGACAGCTTTATCTGCTGGTAGATCAACGTGTAGCTTCCGCAGCTTCGCACCTGGCTTCCCTGATTAAGTCATATACCAATGCAGTGGTCATTGGAAAAGAAACAGTTGGAGGGTATTATGAGCACAACGGGCACCTTCCCTTGGTTTATGAACTGCCCAATACCGGTATACAGACAGGTTTTTCCATTGTTCATGTCATTCAGGATGCCCAAAACCTTCCGGATCAGCATAAAGGACAGGGGATTATTCCTCATATTGAAGTTCACCAGACTGATCAGGAATTTTTAGACCAGACTGATGTTTATCTAAAAAAAGTTTTAGAGCTTCAGAAAGAACGGATATAA
- a CDS encoding DinB family protein, whose product MHRQTLEIINNLSNEDLYRKCLTPANSEISTWKWLRAMIEHEIHHREEIYIYLNLPDVKTPQIYGLSAEEVWGVSVQL is encoded by the coding sequence ATGCACAGACAAACACTGGAAATAATTAATAATTTGTCCAATGAAGATCTTTACCGGAAATGTTTAACACCTGCCAATAGTGAAATTTCAACTTGGAAATGGCTTCGTGCAATGATAGAACATGAAATTCATCACAGAGAAGAAATATACATATACCTCAATCTGCCTGATGTAAAGACACCTCAGATCTATGGACTTTCTGCAGAAGAAGTATGGGGAGTAAGCGTTCAACTGTAA
- a CDS encoding transposase has translation MAEFFGIKGKTFQRQYKNKLSEYHSWEQKPHAEDWIIYPENLSASLSLDEVALSDGELYTVLTSKRAKGRKGSIVAIIKGTQSDFVIAHLLKISRRLRMKVKEITLDMAGSMKRIAKRCFPNAVQVIDRFHVQKLALEALQEIRIKHRWEALEMENKTLEEASEEQILKTEVFENGDSRKQLLARSRYLLYKSREKWTLSQRQRASILFAQYPDLEKAYGLTDGLRKIYNQPITKSVAMTKLAHWFRNVEEADFRSFSTLRKTIIHHYRDILNYFDKRSTNAAAESFNAKIKNFRMQLRGVKDRSFFLFRLTKLFA, from the coding sequence ATAGCAGAATTTTTTGGTATCAAGGGTAAGACTTTCCAGAGACAATACAAGAATAAACTCAGCGAATATCATAGTTGGGAACAAAAACCTCACGCAGAAGACTGGATCATTTATCCTGAAAATCTCTCAGCATCCCTATCCTTAGACGAAGTTGCTTTATCTGATGGAGAACTGTATACCGTTCTTACCTCCAAAAGAGCCAAAGGGAGAAAAGGAAGTATTGTTGCAATTATAAAAGGGACTCAGAGTGATTTTGTCATCGCGCATCTTTTAAAAATCAGCAGGAGACTTCGGATGAAGGTAAAGGAAATAACTTTGGATATGGCGGGCTCCATGAAGCGTATTGCTAAAAGATGCTTTCCTAATGCAGTACAGGTGATCGACCGCTTTCATGTTCAAAAGCTGGCTCTGGAAGCCCTTCAGGAAATCAGGATCAAACATCGTTGGGAAGCCCTTGAAATGGAAAATAAGACTCTTGAAGAAGCCTCTGAAGAGCAAATTTTAAAGACGGAAGTATTTGAAAATGGAGATTCCCGCAAACAGCTTCTGGCAAGAAGCAGGTATCTGCTTTACAAGAGCCGGGAAAAATGGACGCTGTCCCAGAGGCAAAGAGCTTCCATCCTTTTTGCTCAATATCCTGATCTGGAAAAAGCGTATGGATTAACCGATGGCCTTAGAAAGATCTATAATCAGCCTATTACAAAATCTGTGGCTATGACTAAACTTGCGCATTGGTTTAGAAATGTTGAAGAAGCAGATTTTAGATCTTTTTCCACCTTAAGAAAGACCATAATCCATCATTACAGAGATATTCTAAATTATTTTGATAAAAGAAGCACTAACGCAGCGGCTGAATCTTTCAATGCTAAAATCAAAAACTTTAGGATGCAGCTCAGAGGGGTGAAGGACAGATCATTTTTTTTATTCAGATTAACCAAACTTTTTGCTTAG
- a CDS encoding DUF6624 domain-containing protein, giving the protein MNESFAKELLKLADKDLAIRQQLLAEGKLSAGYHPEMEKVHTDNAKRLREIIAEIGFPTISKVGENASNAAWLIVQHSIGEPDFMKQCYKMMEENSNDLDARNTAYLYDRIQVFQSKPQKYGTQIIPEGIYPVEDKDNLNKEREKVNLLPLSQEKINWIPTPENIPEIEAKDKGYNIWRKKVGWI; this is encoded by the coding sequence ATGAATGAGAGTTTCGCCAAAGAATTGCTGAAACTGGCAGATAAAGATTTAGCCATAAGACAGCAGTTATTAGCTGAAGGAAAGCTGTCAGCCGGTTATCATCCCGAAATGGAAAAAGTTCATACAGATAATGCAAAAAGGCTGCGTGAAATTATCGCAGAAATCGGGTTTCCAACCATTTCAAAAGTAGGTGAAAATGCAAGTAATGCTGCATGGCTGATTGTACAGCATTCCATTGGGGAGCCTGATTTTATGAAACAGTGTTATAAGATGATGGAAGAAAACAGTAATGATTTGGATGCCAGGAACACAGCCTATTTGTATGACCGCATTCAGGTATTCCAAAGTAAACCCCAAAAATACGGAACACAAATTATTCCTGAAGGAATTTATCCTGTTGAAGATAAAGACAACCTTAATAAGGAGCGCGAAAAGGTCAATCTGCTGCCATTATCCCAGGAAAAAATTAATTGGATCCCGACTCCGGAAAATATTCCGGAAATTGAGGCGAAAGATAAAGGATATAATATTTGGAGGAAGAAAGTTGGCTGGATATAA
- a CDS encoding transposase: MLSDYDLLKFLLPEFLVEHFNILKADIYFEEKSSIPEEFKERLLESKGFLPEIIVDDYPLRGKIVKLHVKRRRWTDKSSGEILQRNWQVVAKGTRMTNEFAVFLKKISRH, encoded by the coding sequence ATGCTAAGCGATTACGACCTTCTTAAATTTTTACTTCCAGAATTTCTAGTTGAACACTTTAATATCCTCAAAGCAGATATTTATTTTGAAGAAAAAAGCAGTATTCCTGAGGAATTTAAAGAAAGACTGCTGGAATCAAAAGGCTTTTTACCTGAAATTATTGTAGATGATTACCCATTAAGGGGTAAAATCGTAAAGCTTCACGTGAAAAGAAGAAGATGGACCGATAAGTCTTCAGGAGAAATCCTTCAAAGAAACTGGCAGGTTGTAGCTAAAGGAACACGCATGACAAATGAATTTGCCGTCTTCTTAAAAAAAATTAGCAGACACTAA
- a CDS encoding transposase — protein MLSDYDLLKFLLPEFLVEHFDILKAEEYSGELHIYFEEKSSIPEEFKERLLESKGFLPEIIVDDYPLRGKIVKLHVKRRRWTDKSSGEILQRNWQVVAKGTRMTNEFAVFLKKISRH, from the coding sequence ATGCTAAGCGATTACGACCTTCTTAAATTCTTACTTCCAGAATTTCTAGTTGAACACTTTGATATCCTCAAAGCAGAAGAATATTCTGGTGAACTTCATATTTATTTTGAAGAAAAAAGCAGTATTCCTGAGGAATTTAAAGAAAGACTGCTAGAATCAAAAGGCTTTTTACCTGAAATTATTGTAGATGATTACCCATTAAGGGGTAAAATCGTAAAGCTTCACGTGAAAAGAAGAAGATGGACCGATAAGTCTTCAGGAGAAATCCTTCAAAGAAACTGGCAGGTTGTAGCTAAAGGAACGCGCATGACAAATGAATTTGCGGTCTTCTTAAAAAAAATTAGCAGACACTAA
- a CDS encoding HlyD family secretion protein, producing the protein MVRKFICISILLLIGLVLVALPIVKIPISSSSKGVVRSVNENTKLSSVVSGRVIKTQLEKNNQFLKQGDTLLVITAEQLDTQKHLQNSQSEDYAAQLQDLNRLTKGRYSSLQTEQYQRELSAMQEKIAQVQTQLSLAQKDLDRAVLLYKQGVIPKAEYDKYYYDHQGFSKQIANIKEQQIAQWQTQKREVERQLRSFSSEIQRINQEQKNYIITAPVSGRLVNFSGVQIGNFLVQGQTVGEISPEQSLVIECLVSPKDIGFIQVGQKVKFQVDTYNYNQWGLLDGKVQEIDQNVKINEQTGEACFRVLCEMDKNYLELKNGYKGQIVKGMTLTARFHLIDRTLWQLLFDKADDWFNPKLK; encoded by the coding sequence ATGGTCAGGAAATTCATATGCATTAGTATTTTACTATTAATTGGCTTGGTTCTGGTTGCTCTACCCATTGTTAAAATCCCCATTTCTTCTTCTTCAAAAGGTGTAGTTCGTTCTGTAAATGAAAACACTAAACTTAGTTCAGTGGTAAGTGGCAGAGTTATAAAAACTCAATTAGAAAAGAATAATCAATTTCTGAAACAAGGAGATACATTACTTGTTATAACAGCAGAACAATTAGATACTCAGAAACATCTGCAAAATAGTCAGAGTGAAGATTATGCAGCACAGTTACAGGATTTAAACAGACTTACCAAGGGGCGATATAGTAGCTTACAGACAGAACAATACCAAAGGGAACTTTCTGCCATGCAGGAAAAAATTGCACAGGTTCAAACTCAGCTATCTTTAGCTCAAAAAGATTTAGACAGAGCTGTTCTGCTTTATAAGCAAGGGGTTATCCCCAAAGCAGAATATGACAAGTATTATTATGACCATCAGGGGTTTTCTAAACAAATTGCCAATATTAAAGAACAACAAATAGCACAATGGCAAACACAAAAACGAGAAGTTGAAAGACAATTACGTTCTTTCAGTTCAGAAATTCAACGTATCAATCAAGAACAAAAAAATTACATTATCACAGCTCCCGTTTCAGGAAGATTGGTTAATTTTTCAGGAGTTCAAATAGGGAACTTTTTAGTTCAGGGACAAACGGTAGGAGAAATTTCTCCCGAACAATCTTTGGTTATCGAATGTTTGGTTTCTCCCAAAGATATAGGATTTATCCAAGTAGGGCAAAAGGTAAAATTTCAAGTAGATACTTACAATTATAACCAATGGGGACTGCTAGATGGAAAGGTTCAGGAAATAGACCAAAATGTAAAGATTAATGAACAAACGGGAGAAGCTTGCTTCAGGGTTCTTTGTGAAATGGATAAAAATTATCTGGAACTAAAAAATGGGTATAAAGGACAAATTGTAAAAGGAATGACCCTTACAGCCCGTTTCCACCTTATAGACCGTACTTTATGGCAATTGTTATTTGATAAAGCAGATGATTGGTTTAATCCGAAATTGAAATGA
- a CDS encoding transposase gives MAEFFGIKGKTFQRQYKNKLSEYHSWEQKPHAEDWIIYPENLSASLSLDEVALSDGELYTVLTSKRAKGRKGSIVAIIKGTQSDFVIAHLLKISRRLRMKIKEITLDMAGSMKRIAKRCFPNAVQVIDRFHVQKLALEALQEIRIKHRWEALEMENKTLEEASEEQILKTEVFENGDARKQLLARSRYLLYKSREKWTLSQRQRASILFAQYPDLEKAYGLTDVLRKIYNQPITKSVAMTKLAHWFRNVEEADFRSFSTLRKTIMHHYRDILNYFDKRSTNAAAESFNAKIKNFRM, from the coding sequence ATAGCAGAATTTTTTGGTATCAAGGGTAAAACCTTCCAGAGACAATACAAGAATAAACTCAGCGAATATCATAGCTGGGAACAAAAACCTCACGCAGAAGACTGGATCATTTATCCTGAAAATCTCTCAGCATCCTTATCCTTAGACGAAGTTGCTTTATCTGATGGAGAACTGTATACCGTTCTTACCTCCAAAAGAGCCAAAGGGAGAAAAGGAAGTATTGTTGCAATTATAAAAGGGACTCAGAGTGATTTTGTCATCGCGCATCTTTTAAAAATCAGCAGGAGACTTCGTATGAAGATAAAGGAAATAACTTTGGATATGGCGGGCTCCATGAAGCGTATTGCTAAAAGATGCTTTCCTAATGCAGTACAGGTGATCGACCGCTTTCATGTTCAAAAGCTGGCTCTGGAAGCCCTTCAGGAAATAAGGATCAAACATCGTTGGGAAGCCCTTGAAATGGAAAATAAGACTCTTGAAGAAGCCTCTGAAGAGCAAATTTTAAAGACGGAAGTATTTGAAAACGGAGATGCCCGAAAACAGCTTCTGGCAAGAAGCAGGTATCTGCTTTACAAGAGCCGGGAAAAATGGACGCTGTCCCAGAGGCAAAGAGCTTCCATCCTTTTTGCTCAATATCCTGATCTGGAAAAAGCGTATGGATTAACGGATGTATTAAGAAAGATCTATAATCAGCCTATTACAAAATCTGTGGCTATGACTAAACTTGCGCATTGGTTTAGAAATGTTGAAGAAGCAGATTTTAGATCTTTTTCCACCTTAAGAAAGACCATAATGCACCATTACAGAGATATTCTAAATTATTTTGATAAAAGAAGCACTAACGCAGCGGCTGAATCTTTCAATGCTAAAATCAAAAACTTCAGGATGTAG
- a CDS encoding AAA family ATPase, with protein sequence MKKLCIITGGPGAGKTALLDELQRRGFQTVPEEGRRIIKEQIALNGNGLPWLNKKYFAELMFNASLERFQEINSGADSKIIFFDRGILDTSGYLKLENIPVSEEMQIKSAEMIYHKNVFILPPWKEIYENDQERKQTFEVAVSTFYCIKEIYLAYDYHVIEVPKGTVEKRADFILETIKVNQMFL encoded by the coding sequence ATGAAAAAACTATGTATCATCACTGGCGGCCCCGGTGCCGGGAAAACAGCTTTGCTGGATGAATTACAGAGGCGGGGATTTCAGACAGTTCCTGAAGAAGGCCGTAGAATAATCAAAGAACAGATCGCTCTGAATGGAAACGGGCTTCCCTGGCTCAATAAAAAGTATTTTGCAGAATTGATGTTCAATGCTTCTTTAGAAAGATTTCAGGAGATAAACTCAGGGGCTGATTCTAAAATCATATTCTTTGACCGGGGAATATTAGATACCTCAGGATATCTTAAACTGGAAAATATACCTGTTTCTGAAGAAATGCAAATCAAATCTGCTGAAATGATCTATCATAAAAATGTTTTTATTCTTCCGCCCTGGAAAGAAATTTATGAAAACGATCAGGAACGAAAACAAACTTTTGAGGTAGCTGTATCCACTTTTTACTGTATCAAGGAGATCTATCTGGCCTACGATTATCATGTTATTGAAGTCCCTAAAGGTACAGTAGAAAAAAGAGCAGATTTTATTCTTGAAACTATCAAAGTGAATCAAATGTTTTTGTAA
- the putP gene encoding sodium/proline symporter PutP, whose amino-acid sequence MQVYEAVSVGLYLLLMIGIGIYSYRKSTSNSEEFLIGGRKMGPAVTALSAGAADMSGWLLMGVPGAMYLSGISSAWIAIGLTIGAYLNYIIVAPRLRIYTEVAQNAITLPVFFENRFKNKNHLLKITSSIFILVFFTLYTSAGMVSGGKLFESAFGMDYTVGLLLTSVVVVLYTFLGGFLAVSLTDFVQGTIMVLALVIVPIVAVIQIGSVGETLSLIETKDPKYLDLFRGTTTVSIASLLAWGLGYCGQPHILVRFMAIDKPKDLVKARRIGITWMIFTVAGALAIGLIGIAYLQKFDVETMLKFDGSKTEAETIFIYFSRILFHPFIAGFLLTAILAAVMSTISSQLLVTSSSLTEDIYKAFLNKKATPKQLLIASRLSVLLVAIIAGLLSLDPKDSILNLVGNAWAGFGSAFGPLILLSLLWKKTTWQGGLSGMLVGGVTVLAWVYLQHPLKDWYEIIPGFTLSLLANIVVSLFTYKPDMIIEQEFDEMKKIMKE is encoded by the coding sequence ATGCAAGTATATGAAGCGGTTTCTGTGGGACTGTACCTGTTGCTAATGATAGGTATAGGCATATATTCTTATAGAAAATCAACAAGCAATTCTGAAGAATTTTTAATAGGTGGTCGGAAAATGGGCCCTGCGGTAACGGCATTGTCTGCCGGTGCTGCTGATATGAGCGGATGGCTGCTGATGGGAGTTCCCGGAGCCATGTATCTGTCGGGTATTTCCAGTGCATGGATCGCTATTGGCTTAACGATTGGGGCTTATCTCAATTACATAATTGTTGCACCGAGACTCAGAATTTATACAGAAGTAGCTCAGAATGCTATTACGCTACCTGTTTTTTTTGAAAACAGATTCAAAAATAAAAACCATCTTCTCAAGATCACCTCATCCATTTTTATTCTGGTGTTTTTCACCCTTTACACTTCAGCAGGGATGGTGTCCGGTGGAAAATTATTTGAATCGGCCTTTGGGATGGATTACACCGTAGGTTTACTTTTAACAAGTGTGGTGGTTGTTTTATATACATTTTTAGGAGGATTTCTTGCTGTGAGCCTTACAGATTTTGTACAGGGAACCATTATGGTGCTGGCATTGGTGATTGTACCAATTGTAGCGGTTATCCAAATTGGAAGTGTTGGTGAAACGCTTTCGTTGATTGAAACTAAAGATCCGAAATATCTTGATTTATTCAGAGGGACAACTACCGTAAGTATTGCATCTTTGTTGGCGTGGGGTCTTGGCTATTGTGGTCAGCCTCATATTTTAGTCCGTTTTATGGCGATTGATAAACCTAAAGATCTTGTAAAAGCAAGACGAATAGGTATTACATGGATGATCTTTACCGTTGCCGGAGCATTAGCCATAGGTTTGATAGGGATTGCTTATCTGCAGAAATTTGATGTGGAAACCATGTTGAAATTTGATGGATCAAAGACCGAGGCAGAAACAATATTCATTTATTTTTCCCGAATATTATTCCATCCGTTTATAGCAGGATTTCTGCTTACAGCGATTCTTGCGGCTGTAATGAGTACAATTTCATCTCAGTTACTGGTAACGTCAAGTTCATTAACAGAAGATATTTATAAAGCTTTTCTGAATAAAAAAGCAACTCCAAAACAACTTTTGATAGCCAGCAGACTTTCTGTTTTACTGGTAGCAATTATTGCAGGGCTTCTGTCGCTGGACCCTAAAGACAGTATACTTAATCTGGTTGGAAATGCCTGGGCTGGTTTTGGTTCAGCATTCGGACCCCTTATTTTACTGTCACTTCTATGGAAGAAAACAACCTGGCAGGGAGGTCTTTCCGGAATGCTTGTAGGAGGAGTAACAGTATTGGCCTGGGTTTACCTTCAGCATCCGCTGAAAGACTGGTATGAAATAATTCCTGGATTTACGCTCTCTTTATTAGCCAATATTGTCGTTTCTTTGTTTACCTACAAACCTGATATGATTATTGAGCAGGAATTTGATGAAATGAAGAAAATTATGAAGGAATAA